A window from Solanum stenotomum isolate F172 chromosome 5, ASM1918654v1, whole genome shotgun sequence encodes these proteins:
- the LOC125864464 gene encoding ATG8-interacting protein 1-like — protein sequence MENNKEGEETAPSRNEWEVVSLTQSAYAAAPDSRQVDLVDDSSAEFVAETSDPMIMSGHFGFPPNQHENAALQPSNDEILNEKGSEDATPEVVADKGVDSNTDEVRPKTKGLSTTEFLGDQMFDEKVSILSLSGAKFEEDAVLQGSSLVDKEQNFFSSTTFSSFHSEEPMGVSASTEESNMLAEPVELVHQVIDSGISNLPKAKDEDNDDAENLPCQAWWKRRAVSLLAHAKDANTFWSIFIAAAVMGLVVIGQRWRLERWQVLQMKWQFGGHDEIMNRAFISPLSQLKEVIIGSGRRGSFIRGNASTQR from the exons atggaaaataataagGAAGGGGAGGAAACTGCTCCTTCTAGAAATGAGTGGGAAGTCGTATCGCTCACACAGTCGGCATATGCTGCTGCCCCTGATTCAAGACAGGTTGATCTCGTTGATGATAGTAGTGCAGAGTTTGTAGCTGAAACTTCTGATCCAATGATTATGTCGGGGCACTTTGGCTTTCCACCAAATCAGCATGAGAATGCGGCATTGCAACCATCTAATGATGAGATTCTCAATGAGAAGGGAAGTGAAGATGCTACTCCTGAAGTTGTTGCTGACAAAGGGGTTGATTCAAATACAGATGAAGTGAGGCCAAAAACTAAAGGATTGAGCACAACGGAATTTCTCGGAGATCAAATGTTTGATGAAAAGGTTAGCATTTTATCCTTAAGTGGtgcaaaatttgaagaagatgCAGTCTTGCAGGGGTCAAGTTTGGTGGACAAAGAGCAGAATTTCTTTAGTTCTACTACGTTTAGTTCTTTCCATAGTGAAGAACCCATGGGTGTGTCAGCATCCACAGAGGAAAGCAATATGCTTGCAGAACCAGTTGAACTCGTTCACCAGGTTATTGATTCTGGCATATCTAATTTGCCAAAGGCTAAAGATGAAGATAATGATGATGCAGAAAATCTTCCTTGTCAAGCCTGGTGGAAAAGGCGGGCTGTTTCACTTCTTGCCCACGCAAAAGATGCCAACACATTCTGGTCCATTTTCATTGCTGCAGCTGTTATGGGCCTCGTGGTTATTGGTCAGAGATGGCGGCTAGAAAGGTGGCAGGTATTGCAAATGAAGTGGCAGTTTGGAGGCCATGATGAG ATAATGAACAGGGCATTTATTAGTCCCCTATCCCAATTGAAAGAAGTGATAATTGGGAGTGGTCGTCGTGGTTCCTTTATCCGAGGGAATGCTTCAACACAACGTTAA